The Drechmeria coniospora strain ARSEF 6962 chromosome 02, whole genome shotgun sequence genome has a segment encoding these proteins:
- a CDS encoding HMG box-containing protein has protein sequence MPKAASGKRGGKEIKRRSKKDPNAPKRGLSAYMFFANEQRENVREENPGISFGQVGKLLGERWKALNDKQRTPYEAKAAADKKRYEDEKQAYNAEESS, from the exons ATGCCTAAAGCTGCCTCTGGTAAGCGTGGTGGTAAGGAGATCAAGCGACGCAGCAAGAAGG ACCCCAACGCCCCCAAGCGTGGTCTCTCCGCGTACATGTTCTTCGCCAATGAGCAGCGTGAGAACGTCCGCGAGGAGAATCCTGGCATTTCTTTCGGCCAGGTCGGAAAGCTCCTCGGTGAGCGATGGAAGGCCCTGAACGACAAGCAGCGCACGCCCTATGAGGCCAAGGCTGCCGCCGACAAGAAGCGCTACGAGGATGAGAAGCAGGCGTACAAC GCTGAAGAGTCATCGTGA
- a CDS encoding putative PGM2-phosphoglucomutase, major isoform: MDAKTVEFTPFQDQKPGTSGLRKKVTVFQQPHYSEAFVASILLSIPEGVEGSFLVIGGDGRFWNPEVIQIIAKISAAYGVKKLLIGQHGILSTPAASHVIRLRKATGGILLTASHNPGGMCPKNDFGIKYNLANGGPAPESITNKIYETSKKLMSYKIASIPDIDISAIGSKSYGSLEVEIIDSTADYVAMLKEIFDFDTIKKFFAAHPDFNVLFDGLHGVTGPYGKAIFDRELGLTGATQNCVPSPDFNGGHPDPNLTYAHSLVEAVDKGNIPFGAASDGDGDRNMIYGANAFVSPGDSLAIIAHHAHLIPYFKKNGVNGLARSMPTSGAVDLVAKAQKLDCYEVPTGWKFFCALFDAKKLSICGEESFGTGSDHIREKDGLWAIVAWLNIIAGIGVQNPGVTPSIKQIQKDFWTKYGRTFFTRYDYEDVDSAGANKVVGELGSLVADPKFVGSKIGERTVTKAGNFSYTDLDGSISSNQGLYACFSTGSRIVVRLSGTGSSGATIRLYIEQHTDDPSAYDMDAQDFLQAEVKFATELLKFKEHVGRTEPDVKT, from the exons ATGGACGCCAAGACGGTCGAGTTCACGCCGTTTCAGGACCAGAAACCTGGCAC TTCCGGCCTCCGCAAAAAGGTCACCGTCTTCCAGCAGCCTCACTACAGTGAGGCTTTTGTCGCCAGCATCTTGCTGTCCATCCCTGAAGGCGTCGAGG GTTCATTTCTCGTCATTGGTGGTGATGGCCGTTTCTGGAACCCCGAGGTCATCCAGATCATTGCAAAGATCAGTGCGGCCTACGGTGTCAAGAAGCTTCTTATCGGCCAACACGGCATCCTCTCAACCCCTGCTGCTAGCCATGTGATTCGACTGCGGAAAGCGACTGGAGGAATTCTGCTCACCGCCAGTCATAACCCGGGTGGCATGT GTCCGAAGAACGACTTTGGCATCAAGTACAACTTGGCGAATGGTGGCCCCGCCCCCGAGTCCATCACCAACAAGATCTACGAGACCTCCAAGAAGTTGATGTCATACAAGATCGCTTCTATCCCCGACATCGACATCTCTGCCATTGGCTCCAAGTCGTACGGCTCACTCGAGGTTGAGATTATCGACAGCACCGCCGACTATGTTGCCATGCTCAAGGAAATTTTCGACTTTGACACCATTAAGAAATTCTTTGCTGCCCACCCCGACTTCAACGTTCTCTTCGACGGCCTGCACGGTGTTACGGGCCCCTATGGCAAGGCAATCTTCGACAGGGAGCTCGGGCTGACTGGCGCGACCCAGAACTGCGTCCCCAGTCCCGACTTCAACGGCGGCCACCCTGACCCCAATCTCACGTATGCGCATTCACTTGTTGAGGCTGTCGACAAGGGCAACATTCCCTTTGGTGCCGCCtccgatggcgacggtgaccGCAACATGATCTACGGTGCGAATGCTTTTGTCTCTCCGGGCGACTCTCTCGCCATCATTGCCCACCACGCGCATCTCATTCCTTACTTCAAAAAGAACGGTGTCAACGGACTTGCCCGCTCCATGCCCACATCCGGTGCCGTTGACCTCGTCGCCAAGGCTCAAAAACTCGATTGCTACGAGGTTCCCACCGGCTGGAAGTTCTTCTGCGCCCTCTTCGACGCCAAGAAGCTGTCCATCTGTGGCGAAGAGAGTTTTGGTACTGGCAGCGATCACATCCGCGAGAAGGACGGCCTTTGGGCCATTGTTGCCTGGCTCAACATTATCGCCGGCATCGGGGTACAAAACCCCGGCGTCACTCCCTCGATCAAGCAGATCCAGAAGGACTTCTGGACCAAGTATGGCCGTACCTTCTTCACCCGCTACGACTACGAGGACGTCGACTCGGCGGGCGCCAACAAGGTCGTTGGTGAGCTCGGCAGCCTAGTCGCGGACCCAAAATTCGTGGGCAGTAAGATTGGAG AACGCACCGTCACCAAGGCCGGAAACTTCTCCTACACGGACCTAGATGGATCCATCTCCTCCAACCAGGGCCTGTACGCCTGCTTCTCCACCGGAAGCCGTATCGTCGTCCGCCTTTCTGGCACCGGCTCGTCTGGGGCCACCATCCGCTTGTACATTGAGCAGCACACTGATGATCCTTCAGCCTACGACATGGACGCTCAGGATTTCCTCCAGGCCGAGGTCAAGTTTGCGACGGAGCTGCTCAAATTCAAGGAGCACGTTGGACGCACTGAACCCGATGTCAAGACATAG